From one Suricata suricatta isolate VVHF042 chromosome 8, meerkat_22Aug2017_6uvM2_HiC, whole genome shotgun sequence genomic stretch:
- the ZSCAN25 gene encoding zinc finger and SCAN domain-containing protein 25: protein MLKERPGMAEDPQQQMGVPVVKLEKELPWGRGREDPSPETFRLRFRQFRYQEAAGPQEALRELQELCRQWLRPELHTKEQILELLVLEQFLTILPREFYAWIREHGLESGKALVAMVEDFTEKTLEAKAVPCHMQGEREETALCRSPWEPGVHLAPVEVKPEWGMPHGEGVQGLDQGTEEQLSQDPGAGTQSFQEQALPVLQAGPGLPPVNTRDQEMAAGFLSAGSQGLGPFKDMALAFPEEEWRHVTPAQIDCFGEYVEPQDCGVSPPGKTVSIPKVRN, encoded by the exons ATGCTAAAGGAGCGTCCAGGGATGGCAGAAGACCCTCAGCAGCAGATGGGTGTTCCTGTGGTAAAGCTGGAGAAAGAGTTGccatggggcaggggaagggaggaccCTAGTCCTGAGACTTTTCGTCTGAGATTTCGGCAGTTTCGCTACCAGGAGGCAGCTGGTCCCCAGGAAGCCCTCAGGGAACTGCAGGAACTCTGTCGCCAGTGGCTAAGGCCTGAGCTGCACACCAAGGagcagatcctggagctgctggtgCTGGAGCAGTTCCTGACCATCCTACCACGGGAGTTCTATGCCTGGATTCGGGAGCATGGCCTGGAGAGTGGCAAGGCTCTTGTGGCCATGGTGGAAGACTTCACAGAGAAAACATTGGAGGCCAAGGCG GTTCCGTGTCACATGCAGGGTGAACGGGAGGAGACAGCACTTTGCAGAAGCCCTTGGGAGCCAGGTGTCCACCTGGCGCCAGTGGAGGTCAAGCCCGAGTGGGGGATGCCCCATGGGGAAGGAGTTCAAGGCCTAGACCAAGGCACTGAAGAGCAACTCAGTCAAGACCCTGGAGCTGGGACACAATCCTTCCAAGAGCAAG CTCTGCCAGTTCTTCAGGCTGGTCCTGGTCTCCCTCCAGTGAACACCAGAGACCAAGAGATGGCAGCTGGGTTCCTTTCAGCTGGATCTCAG GGGTTGGGGCCGTTTAAAGATATGGCCCTGGCCTTCCCCGAGGAGGAGTGGAGGCATGTGACCCCAGCCCAGATAGACTGCTTTGGGGAATACGTGGAACCCCAGGACTGTGGGGTCTCACCTCCAGGTAAGACTGTTTCCATCCCAAAGGTAAGAAACTGA